The sequence below is a genomic window from Aspergillus nidulans FGSC A4 chromosome V.
GCGTCGTAGACATCATACTTGTATCTGGCATCGCTGCTGCGCTTTTCAGGGGCGTCGTAGCTGTCATACTTGTATCTGGCATCGCTGCTGCGCTTCTCAGGAGCGTCGTAGCTGTCATACTTGTATCTGGCATCGCTGCTGCGCTTCTCAGGAGCGTCGTAGCTGTCATACTTGTATCTGGCATCGCTGCTGCGCTTCTCAGGGCCGTCAGAGACGTCGTTTTTGACCGTAGCGTCAATGGACCTTGGTGTCCTGGGAAGTGTCAACAAAGTGAAAGAGAGTATATTATAAGACTTCTCTCACTCTTCCACAGGGgcagcagccactgccgCAATTGTGGAGGCAAAGACAAAGAGGGCGTAGAGCTTCATGGTGAGGTTTACAGGTGGCGAAGACCAGATGAATAGCTAAAAGGAGTGACAGTTTGCTGAGTAGTATTGGGCGTTTGGTATTGAAGTTTGGGGTAGCTTTAGTTGCTGGTTCTAGTCCGCGGTAGAAGATATAAGGGATTATATAGCTTGCCGGTGTTCAAGAACAGCCCTCAGGCCAAAATGGGCGATGTCATTAGTACATTCTTCCGGCCGCAATGAGTTTCAACAATATCCCCCGTGCGTTTTGTCTACTCACCGCTCCAAGAACATTAGTCTCGCGCTTATATGCCTGGTGGCTGATCGGTATGAGGGGGTGGACCAGAAGTTGTTATGCAGTGCAGTCGAGGAGGGCCGTGCTTTAGGTATCAAGAGCAGCACCAGCGGTGTTGaacgaagatgagaaagcAGCTTAATAGTATTATGACGGATATCAGGAAGATGCAGAATCGATTGATGTTCACATAGCTCATGCCTGTGTTTTCTTTTATCCAGTTTATGGGATAAACATCAAGGTATTTCCAAACAATTGAGGTTGCTAATGTAGAGTCAGCGAGCTTTTCCGCCCTTAGACTGGCCTTCTAAGAGCAGTAAATGTAGTATGACAGGGATAGGAACGGAGTACCACGTGATACAGTCTTAAGAAATGTAGCATCAGTCTATACATGGTTTCAGCATTAATTGTAGATGATATAAATAGGAATCTGATCCTTTTAACCTAGCTATATATTGTAGTTTGTAACATGAGCAATATTAAGTAATCTAGCATAATATATTGTCTTTTGAAAAGACATAACTATAAATTGTTCAAAAGACAGAAATCTTTATATAATCCTTCGGCAAGCCAGAGCTTGCATTTCTGATATCCAAAATAGGAAATACGATATATGATTAGTGGTCACTTACGGTCGACAGAAGATATTCCCACACAACAGAACCTGTGCAGCCTGTGCATGGAAAGAGGAACATTAACAACCGGAGACCGATCGTGTCTCCATTTCGGTGAGACACTACAACCCATTTCACTGTCCCATCAGGTCACAAGGTACCCAGTAAATATGTTGCACAATCCTCAACCTTGCCTAGCCGTGGAATGCAGCTTTTTAGATGGAGACTATTGGAGTATCCGCGTCAATGCAAGGGTTTGTACTTCTACTTACCTTTTGACGGCATGCACCTGAAGTGTCTCTCCATTCAGTCAACTCGCTACTCCGGAAACGAAACCCGctacaaaagaaagcaaggGACTTGTCTATCTGCTGAGTTGAGAGGCTTGCACGCAACATAGTAGTAGGCTCTGACCGCATGTCCCATCGAGAACCATTTCAGAAGTTTTATTGTAGAGATGACTTATATTTCCTTGTTGTCACTTCACGCTTGTCTGTTGTCTTCCTGCATTTTGCCTTGTAGCATCGCAAGACGCCATGGATGCCAAAAACGTCGTCACCTACAAGGCGATCAAACCACGATCAAGCTTTACCAGCTCGTGTTCAACCACAGGCGAAGATTCTGAAAGCCTCCTAGAGAGAAATGAAGTGCTTCGACGGCGACATGTCTGGCGGGAGCTAAGCTTATCGAACTACATTTGGGTAGTCCATGCTGTATTCTTCCTATTTTCACTCTCATTCTTCCTTTCGGGACTTCAGCAGAGATACCCGACAGAACAACAGTGCGCGGCTCAACTGTCCGCTTACTGTAAGTCCCCGCGGTCCGCGTCAAACTTTATAGAGCCAACCCCGTCTTTTACTGCTGAGCTCTAACTTTTCCTTCCTAGCACCGGCCTTGGAAGCAGTGGAGTATGAGACTGTCCGCTTCCAAGGAGCGTTGCTCGATAAAAACCCCTACAAAGGCGAACCGAGTCCAGAACTGGACGCTGCATGGGACGAGATCGTAGACAGTCTGTTGCCTGGACACCCCATGACTTCTGAATAGATGGTCTAACAGATATCTAGTGAGACAAGTCAAGGTCGATCCAAGCGATCTGGCGTATCTGAAAAAGCCACCAACCCAAACCAAGCTGCGCACCACGGACAGAGACTGGTATACCGGTGGCTTGGAAGTATTCCATCAGGTGCGTCGCAACGGACTGCCCTCCCAGATATAAAATTCAAACGAGGCAATATGCTAATTTCGCAGTTACATTGTGTAAATTTGGTTCGGCAATATACATACTTTGACTATTATTCCCGTCTTGAAAATCGACCTCTTCCTTTCACGGATTCCAATCATACCCTTCGCCTGCACATTGGTAAGTCGAGATCCTACCATTTCGGCTCCCTGACCATTCTATCATTTCTTCATTAACACTTTAGACCACTGCATCGACATGCTCCGGCAGGTAGTGCAATGCCATGGAGATGTTGGCATCGTGACCGGCAGCTGGGTCGAAGGCTTTCCTGATCCGTATCCCGATTTTAGCACCTGGCATAAATGCCGGAAATTCCAGCCGTTGAAGGACTATACACAGGAACATCTCCTCGAAGAGAAGGTCGTGAAAACATCGGAGGATTTAACTCTTCCTAAACCACCCTGCGAGAATGCTGGTCCCCATGATATTTGTCCATAGAGGCATTCCTTATTCACCATGTGTGACATATTGCAGGTGGACCTGCCTGGGTATAAAGATCCGCTGCGAACCATGAACATAATAAGTTGGCAGGATGATTCTATAGtgttgtggaatatgctcagaggagaaagggcaggaggaaactgcatcaactacaccaacgtagcctactaaggatcggatgccatatgacgattgaccCTCTATctgttgacgatagattccttcatttctGCCCTTGTGTgtattcctctctcccccactatatatatacagagggtaggaaccttctagaaacaggcgatgtccggtcaatctaccagagatcacgtggcctcatatttccgtatcaaagtatgattgattgttgtgttgttttgaagctatcgctaatgatatcatttattattctgcccgacgcccaaccgctttcctcttctggatcaggcagGAGCCAGTCGATGCCATACAGCAACGCTATACAACGAGGTTCATCCTGGGCACCGTGCCCGGGATGAGCTCTGCCTGGGATGGGCcagcagatatgacggaTACGGCAACACTACCCATTGCGAGGGAATGCGTTTTAACTTGTCTTCTATATCCAAGAGACTCACCACTAAGTTCAACAACATATATAAACAACCTGCGGCAAGCACTTTTGTCTTTCTCTGTTTATCCAACAGGGAGTGCGTGGTTAGCCTGTAAAACTGATTCCTTCTATTGGGCCACGCCAGTTCTTCAATATGATGGAAGGAAGCGGGCCTTGACATCAAGCCCTTGATGTTTCAGCTGCTTTTTAGTCTATTGATGCGATGCATGTGACTGATCACTGACCCTGCCCTGTGTCAGACCTGAACGCTCATTGAGCACTTGCTGAGCCTTGGCCGGTGATGAGATATACTAGAGAGCAACCCTCTCGACGCCTTCGTCAAAGTAGCCTCGCCAAATGGGGCAAGTCACGTTGATTGTAAAAAACGTGCCTGTATAGGAGGATCTGACTAGATATACGTGACTTCTCCACAACTTGAAAATTCTAATACGTATCATTTATATATTATTGTCTTGTCTTTCCTCCTATCTGCTCCTTAAAACTTAGGTTAACAGTTCCGCTGGTAAGCTAACAAGCCTGTAGAGCCTTGTGCACTCTCTAGAGGAGCGGTGTCATGAAAAAGGGATCCACGCCCCAGGGTAGGGGCGCCTCTAGTTTGACTGAGTATATGGGTAGCTATATAGATACGATACGCAAGATAAAATAATTCCCACTTGCATCTGAAGTGAGTTTAGGCCGGACTAGAAGCTTTGCGCCAACGCCGAAAAGTTCCCATAGAACAGATTCCCAAATCTGGGATAATATCGCTAAATCTCACCAAATCTCACCAAACCCCACCCAAATTATCCAGTCACAAATGGAGCCGCTAATCATCAGTCTTTATTACGGCAGAGATTGAGTACTTCGTCACAGCGTCTAAAATGGCACTGAGCTTATCTGGGGAGCATACTGCCTGTATGCACACCCTCCGCTGGTCAGAGTCAGGCGCCGGCTCGGTTGAGCCCGAGTCCGTCAACGAGGCGGGAGTGAACGAGGGCGTGGTTGTAGTTGTGGAAGACGTAGATGTGAGGCCCTGTAGGAGATCATCGATGGTGACGGCAGAAGGGAATGGGCAGTCGAAGGGAATGTCTCTATTGTCGCCGGCCTCTAAATACAATTAGATGGGGCAAAAAATAGATTATGCCGTTGTATAAGGCACCTAGACTCTACTTACCGTTTCCAGGTTCCTGAATTATCTGACTGACGTTAGGCTCACTGTGACCGGAGTAGATAGGAGAGCACGGCGTCAATGGCAGCCAAGCGGACCGTCCTTGATCGGGCCCAGCGTGGCCGGCTGCTATGAGAGAAAGTGTGTCGCTTGCTGGCGATGTCGCTAGTGAGGA
It includes:
- a CDS encoding uncharacterized protein (transcript_id=CADANIAT00002846) translates to MKLYALFVFASTIAAVAAAPVEETPRSIDATVKNDVSDGPEKRSSDARYKYDSYDAPEKRSSDARYKYDSYDAPEKRSSDARYKYDSYDAPEKRSSDARYKYDVYDAPQ
- a CDS encoding oxidase ustYa family protein (transcript_id=CADANIAT00002847) encodes the protein MDAKNVVTYKAIKPRSSFTSSCSTTGEDSESLLERNEVLRRRHVWRELSLSNYIWVVHAVFFLFSLSFFLSGLQQRYPTEQQCAAQLSAYSPALEAVEYETVRFQGALLDKNPYKGEPSPELDAAWDEIVDMRQVKVDPSDLAYLKKPPTQTKLRTTDRDWYTGGLEVFHQLHCVNLVRQYTYFDYYSRLENRPLPFTDSNHTLRLHIDHCIDMLRQVVQCHGDVGIVTGSWVEGFPDPYPDFSTWHKCRKFQPLKDYTQEHLLEEKVVKTSEDLTLPKPPCENAGPHDICP